One window of the Pseudofrankia sp. DC12 genome contains the following:
- a CDS encoding ABC transporter ATP-binding protein, translating into MIDARGLTKRYSRTLAVDDLSFTVRSGRVTGFLGPNGAGKSTTMRMILGLDRPTAGEVRIGRRRYAELADPMRHVGALLDAKWVHPNRSARAHLRWLAAANRLPDRRVDEVLDIVGLTDVAHRRAGGYSLGMAQRLGIAGALLGDPEVMLFDEPVNGLDPEGILWIRRLMHRLAGEGRTVFVSSHLLSEMALTAKDLVVIGRGRLIAQTTTTAFTEQASGATVRVRGPQPHQLRAVLSAGGLAVEEVPASDAGPAAFAIRGVTTEKVGELAGAAGLVLHELAVQRGSLEEAFLQLTSRDVEYRAGDRPDHPRGFGDDGGTGTAADAAPPGYAAPPDYPDPPHYPDPPAYPQPSAYPEPTGGPAWEADTSWSA; encoded by the coding sequence ATGATCGACGCGCGTGGGCTGACCAAGCGTTACAGCCGCACGCTCGCGGTCGACGACCTGTCGTTCACCGTGCGGTCCGGCCGGGTGACCGGCTTCCTCGGACCGAACGGCGCGGGCAAGTCGACCACCATGCGGATGATCCTCGGGCTCGACCGCCCGACCGCAGGCGAGGTCCGCATCGGCCGCAGGCGCTACGCGGAGCTGGCCGACCCGATGCGCCACGTCGGTGCCCTGCTCGACGCGAAATGGGTCCATCCGAACCGGTCCGCCCGCGCCCACCTACGCTGGCTGGCCGCCGCCAACCGGCTGCCCGATCGACGGGTCGACGAGGTCCTCGACATCGTCGGGCTCACCGACGTCGCCCACCGCCGGGCCGGCGGCTACTCGCTGGGCATGGCGCAGCGGCTCGGCATCGCCGGCGCGCTGCTGGGCGATCCCGAGGTCATGTTGTTCGACGAGCCGGTGAACGGCCTCGACCCGGAGGGCATCCTCTGGATCCGGCGGCTCATGCACCGGCTGGCCGGCGAGGGCCGGACGGTGTTCGTCTCCAGCCACCTGCTGTCCGAGATGGCACTGACCGCGAAGGATCTCGTCGTCATCGGTCGGGGCCGGCTGATCGCGCAGACCACCACGACCGCGTTCACCGAACAGGCGTCCGGCGCGACGGTCCGGGTTCGCGGGCCGCAGCCACACCAGCTGCGGGCGGTGCTCTCCGCCGGTGGGCTGGCGGTCGAGGAGGTACCGGCGTCCGACGCGGGCCCCGCCGCGTTCGCCATACGCGGTGTGACCACCGAGAAGGTCGGCGAACTCGCCGGCGCGGCCGGCCTCGTCCTGCACGAGCTCGCCGTCCAGCGCGGCTCGCTGGAGGAGGCGTTCCTCCAGCTGACCAGCCGGGACGTCGAGTACCGCGCCGGCGATCGTCCGGACCACCCGCGCGGGTTCGGCGACGACGGCGGGACGGGGACCGCCGCGGACGCGGCCCCGCCCGGTTACGCGGCCCCGCCCGACTACCCGGACCCGCCCCACTACCCGGACCCCCCGGCATACCCGCAGCCGAGCGCCTACCCCGAACCGACGGGCGGACCGGCCTGGGAGGCGGATACCTCATGGTCAGCCTGA
- the ligD gene encoding non-homologous end-joining DNA ligase: MAVAEHGAPLELDVGERTVRVTNPGRVLFPEAEVTKIELVRYYLAVTDGIVRALRLRPTTLERWPKGVVEGARLAQRDGTPGDAFYQKRVPKSAPPYVETVRITFPSGRSADEICVTEPAVIAWAANLGTITFHPWPVRRADVDHPDELRIDLDPQPGTDFADAVTVAGEARTLLDELGWAGWPKTSGGRGVHVYVRIEARWTFVEVRHAAIAFARELERRRPDLVTTAWWKEQRGEKVFVDYNQNARDRTIASAYSARARPWAPVSTPLTWDELTVDLDPRDCTVRTVPDRFARVADPWAGIDEQAYDLTPLLEWWERDQRDRGLEDMPYPPDHPKMAGEPRRVQPSRARPSG; encoded by the coding sequence GTGGCTGTGGCCGAGCACGGAGCCCCGCTTGAACTCGACGTCGGCGAGCGGACCGTCCGGGTGACCAACCCCGGACGAGTCCTGTTCCCCGAGGCCGAGGTGACCAAGATCGAGCTTGTTCGTTACTACCTGGCCGTCACCGACGGCATCGTGCGTGCGCTGCGGCTGCGGCCGACGACGCTCGAACGGTGGCCGAAAGGCGTGGTCGAGGGGGCCCGGCTCGCCCAGCGGGACGGGACTCCGGGCGACGCCTTCTATCAGAAGCGGGTGCCGAAGAGCGCCCCGCCCTACGTCGAGACGGTCCGGATCACCTTTCCGAGTGGCCGCAGCGCGGACGAGATCTGTGTGACCGAGCCGGCCGTCATCGCCTGGGCGGCCAATCTCGGCACCATCACATTCCACCCGTGGCCGGTCCGCCGGGCCGACGTCGACCATCCGGACGAGCTGCGCATCGACCTCGACCCGCAGCCGGGTACCGACTTCGCCGACGCGGTCACCGTCGCGGGCGAGGCGCGCACACTGCTCGACGAGCTGGGCTGGGCCGGCTGGCCCAAGACGAGCGGTGGCCGCGGCGTGCACGTGTACGTCCGGATCGAGGCCCGCTGGACGTTCGTCGAGGTGCGCCACGCCGCGATCGCCTTCGCCCGCGAGCTGGAACGTCGCCGTCCCGACCTGGTCACGACGGCCTGGTGGAAGGAACAGCGCGGCGAGAAGGTGTTCGTGGACTACAACCAGAACGCCCGCGACCGCACCATCGCCTCGGCGTACTCCGCCCGGGCCAGACCGTGGGCGCCGGTCTCCACACCACTGACGTGGGACGAGCTGACCGTCGACCTCGACCCGCGAGACTGCACGGTGCGCACCGTGCCAGACCGGTTCGCCCGTGTGGCGGATCCGTGGGCCGGCATCGACGAACAGGCCTACGACCTCACGCCCCTGCTCGAGTGGTGGGAACGCGACCAGCGCGATCGTGGCCTCGAGGACATGCCCTACCCGCCCGACCACCCGAAAATGGCCGGCGAGCCGCGCCGGGTCCAGCCCAGCCGCGCCCGCCCGAGCGGCTGA
- a CDS encoding ABC transporter permease has protein sequence MTLLRVERIKLFSTRSPWWCLAIATTATIGLSLLVAATVTKDDLSTFTPASTQFAGKFGSIIMMVMAVMSVTTEYRFSTIRVTFLAFPRRTDALLAKAAVVAGLAGLAGEIAAIGSWAASVLLRPDAPLALRYARDFRIVLGSGLVYAIAAVIAVAAGLLIRHSAGAIATVVIWNLLLEDLLPVIPRIGSHVQHWLPFTAATNFLYDGQPLGTDAALEEHMPLGPWGSLAYFAAFAAALLAVGIIVARRRDA, from the coding sequence CTGACACTGCTGCGGGTCGAGCGGATCAAGCTGTTCTCGACCCGGTCGCCCTGGTGGTGCCTGGCGATCGCCACCACCGCGACCATCGGGCTGTCCCTGCTGGTGGCCGCCACGGTCACCAAGGACGACCTGTCGACCTTCACGCCGGCCTCGACCCAGTTCGCCGGCAAGTTCGGTTCGATCATCATGATGGTGATGGCCGTCATGTCGGTCACGACCGAGTACCGGTTCAGCACGATCCGGGTGACCTTCCTCGCGTTCCCGCGCCGCACCGACGCCCTGCTCGCCAAAGCCGCCGTCGTCGCCGGGCTCGCCGGGCTGGCGGGTGAGATCGCCGCCATCGGCTCCTGGGCGGCGTCGGTGCTGCTCCGGCCAGACGCCCCGCTGGCGCTGCGCTATGCGAGGGACTTCCGGATCGTCCTCGGAAGCGGTCTGGTGTACGCGATCGCTGCGGTGATCGCCGTGGCGGCGGGCCTGCTCATCCGGCACTCCGCCGGCGCGATCGCCACCGTGGTGATCTGGAACCTGCTGCTGGAGGACCTGCTGCCGGTCATCCCCCGGATCGGGTCGCACGTCCAGCACTGGCTGCCGTTCACCGCCGCCACCAACTTCCTGTACGACGGCCAGCCACTCGGCACGGACGCGGCGCTAGAGGAGCACATGCCGCTGGGCCCGTGGGGCTCGCTCGCGTACTTCGCCGCCTTCGCCGCCGCGCTGCTGGCCGTGGGCATCATCGTGGCCAGGCGCCGAGACGCCTAG